The proteins below are encoded in one region of Virgibacillus dokdonensis:
- a CDS encoding response regulator transcription factor, producing MVRILIVEDEKPISDLIKMSLGDAGYECFCAYDGEQAADMIEANHFDLAILDIMLPKINGYDLLEYIQPYDIPVIFLTAKSDVTDKVKGLKLGAEDYLTKPFEIVELLARVETVLRRYDKNKQFIELFDIKIDTLSRVVTKSGKTVNLTAKEYDLLLLFINNKNIALFRSNISMKVWGEDFVGESRTIDLHVQRMRQKLGLKDKIVAVYKVGYRLEV from the coding sequence ATGGTTCGAATACTAATCGTTGAAGATGAAAAACCAATATCTGACTTAATAAAAATGAGTCTCGGAGATGCAGGATATGAATGTTTCTGTGCCTATGATGGAGAACAAGCTGCTGATATGATTGAAGCAAATCATTTTGATTTAGCAATTTTAGATATTATGCTCCCCAAAATTAATGGCTATGATTTACTAGAATATATCCAGCCTTACGATATACCAGTCATATTTTTAACTGCCAAATCAGATGTAACGGATAAAGTAAAAGGGTTAAAGCTTGGAGCGGAAGACTACCTAACGAAACCTTTTGAAATCGTAGAATTACTAGCCCGAGTGGAAACTGTTTTACGCAGATATGATAAAAACAAACAATTTATAGAATTGTTTGATATAAAAATAGATACGCTTTCCAGAGTCGTAACCAAATCAGGAAAAACTGTTAATCTAACAGCGAAAGAGTACGACTTATTATTATTATTTATCAACAATAAAAATATTGCTCTATTTCGGAGTAACATCTCTATGAAAGTATGGGGAGAAGATTTTGTCGGCGAAAGCAGGACGATTGACCTGCACGTACAACGTATGCGACAAAAGCTTGGTTTAAAGGATAAAATCGTAGCAGTCTATAAGGTGGGCTATAGACTGGAGGTATAG
- the tenA gene encoding thiaminase II, whose amino-acid sequence MQQLFTDRLWKKVEPIWKSYLEHPFVKGLGEGWLDKEKFKHWMKQDYVYLIEYSRLFALGSAKAHDLSTMTTFANLLHGTLHMEMDLHRNYASKFGITADELEETEAAATTTAYTSYMLNVAQQGGIENTVAAVLACAWSYNYIGKALAAWPNALEHEFYGNWVQMYSSEDFTALANDCIDLINTIAEDKPEHELTILEDIVVKTSYFEYMFWDMAEHQAMWPVPVAAQNL is encoded by the coding sequence ATGCAACAACTATTTACAGATCGTTTATGGAAAAAGGTAGAGCCAATTTGGAAATCCTATTTGGAGCATCCGTTTGTAAAAGGGTTAGGAGAAGGTTGGCTTGATAAGGAAAAGTTCAAGCACTGGATGAAGCAAGACTATGTTTATTTAATAGAATATTCTCGCTTGTTTGCACTAGGAAGCGCGAAAGCACATGATTTATCAACAATGACAACGTTTGCCAATTTACTTCATGGAACCTTGCATATGGAAATGGATTTACATCGTAACTATGCAAGCAAGTTTGGCATAACTGCTGATGAATTAGAAGAAACAGAAGCGGCGGCAACAACGACTGCATACACAAGTTATATGCTAAATGTGGCACAACAAGGTGGCATAGAAAATACAGTCGCCGCCGTACTCGCTTGTGCTTGGAGTTATAATTACATTGGCAAAGCATTGGCAGCCTGGCCAAACGCCTTGGAACATGAATTTTATGGCAATTGGGTACAAATGTATTCCTCCGAAGATTTTACAGCACTGGCTAACGATTGCATTGATTTAATTAATACAATTGCGGAAGATAAACCAGAACACGAGTTAACCATCTTGGAAGATATCGTTGTGAAAACGAGCTATTTTGAATATATGTTCTGGGACATGGCAGAACATCAAGCCATGTGGCCTGTCCCTGTTGCTGCCCAAAACTTATAA
- a CDS encoding copper homeostasis protein CutC has product MLLEVIATNLTDVIEAEQYGADRIELSPAMAEIGLTPSYGLLKKAVEAVHLPINVMVRPHSQSFVYNKYDIDTMKEDIDLIKKMGANGIVIGALTAEKTVDEEVLKQLLDVADDLEVTFHRAFDFARDQEEALACLAQYKQITTVLTAGGNYKAPDAIPQLQRLIHLAADTHVNMMVGHGLKPATFADVYEQVKPHAFHFGSGARRNDSFAYKLDRSKIQQIKNILQK; this is encoded by the coding sequence ATGCTTTTAGAAGTTATTGCTACGAACTTAACGGATGTGATAGAAGCAGAGCAGTATGGAGCAGATCGGATTGAACTTAGCCCTGCGATGGCAGAAATAGGGCTTACACCAAGTTACGGTTTACTAAAAAAAGCGGTTGAAGCTGTCCATCTGCCTATAAATGTCATGGTTCGTCCGCATAGTCAATCATTTGTATACAACAAATACGATATAGACACGATGAAGGAAGATATAGATCTGATTAAAAAGATGGGTGCAAACGGTATCGTTATAGGGGCATTGACTGCTGAAAAAACAGTTGATGAGGAAGTGTTGAAACAGCTATTAGATGTGGCTGATGATTTAGAAGTAACTTTTCATCGGGCGTTTGATTTTGCTCGTGACCAAGAAGAAGCGTTAGCATGCTTGGCACAATATAAGCAAATAACGACAGTGTTAACTGCAGGAGGTAACTATAAAGCACCTGATGCAATTCCGCAGCTACAACGATTGATTCATTTGGCTGCGGATACACATGTAAATATGATGGTGGGGCATGGTTTAAAGCCAGCAACCTTTGCTGATGTATACGAGCAAGTGAAACCCCATGCATTCCACTTTGGTTCTGGCGCTAGAAGGAACGATTCATTCGCATATAAACTGGATCGCAGCAAGATACAACAAATAAAAAATATACTCCAAAAATAA
- the opp4C gene encoding oligopeptide ABC transporter permease — MEPSTNQTVQLAPPKKKSLSQWGIARKKFVRNIPAMASLIFLFVVTALSMSASLLSDIDPSRINPRLVEVPPSAEHWLGADSAGRDIVTMLLYGGRTSLLIGFSCMTIIITIATIIGTISGYYGNIVDSILMRFTDFMMNFPFLIFVIVLQAIFVDSGVLALILVISLLSWTGAARVIRSKVMSEKENEYVLSAISIGTRPSKVMIKHILPNVMSTIIVQATLLLAAMIVAETGLSYLGFGVPVGTPSWGNMLQAARDPGTFENLWWIWLPPGLLITLTILSINFIGEGFKDAFNPKSKK, encoded by the coding sequence ATGGAACCATCAACAAACCAAACCGTTCAGCTGGCCCCTCCAAAGAAGAAAAGCTTATCACAATGGGGAATTGCTCGTAAAAAGTTTGTCCGAAATATTCCTGCGATGGCAAGTCTTATTTTCCTGTTCGTTGTAACAGCATTATCGATGTCAGCTTCACTTTTATCAGACATTGATCCGAGCCGTATTAACCCAAGACTCGTTGAAGTGCCGCCTTCTGCTGAACATTGGCTTGGAGCAGATTCTGCTGGAAGAGATATTGTCACCATGCTGCTATACGGTGGGCGGACGTCACTATTAATTGGTTTTTCTTGTATGACCATTATTATAACCATTGCGACAATAATAGGAACCATTTCAGGGTATTACGGTAACATAGTAGACAGCATTCTCATGCGATTTACCGATTTCATGATGAACTTCCCATTTCTCATTTTTGTTATCGTATTACAAGCAATCTTTGTTGACAGTGGAGTGTTAGCATTAATTCTTGTTATCAGCTTGCTTAGCTGGACAGGGGCTGCAAGGGTAATTCGAAGCAAGGTAATGTCGGAAAAAGAAAATGAATATGTGTTGAGTGCTATATCCATTGGAACAAGGCCTTCTAAAGTTATGATTAAACATATATTACCTAACGTCATGTCAACGATTATCGTTCAAGCAACGCTGTTATTAGCAGCGATGATCGTGGCGGAGACAGGACTTAGTTACCTTGGATTTGGGGTTCCTGTCGGTACACCAAGCTGGGGCAATATGCTACAAGCAGCACGCGATCCTGGCACGTTTGAAAATCTGTGGTGGATTTGGCTACCACCAGGTTTATTAATTACATTAACTATTTTATCCATCAACTTTATCGGTGAAGGGTTTAAGGACGCTTTCAATCCGAAATCAAAAAAATAA
- the opp4B gene encoding oligopeptide ABC transporter permease, with protein sequence MLIYTLRRIAIMIPIIFLVSVVVFFLANLMPGDALTGRIDPLNTDPAYIEEMREKLGYNDPIYVQYLNWISGFFQGDFGQSFVHKMPASELILSRLPNTILLAVVAMIITYIVSFLMGRYAGRHPYTLGDYGVQVLNYLALAMPSFVAALLFIYFVSFQLGWLPATGSIGSGVDPGTWEYIISKVEHAILPSLCLGLLPIASYTQFLRNDMIESSQKDFVRMARAKGTPERKIYNKHILRNSVIPIVTLLGFDLAGIIGGSVIIETIFTYPGVGQLFVDSINNRDYTVVMAVTMLLTVMTLIGNLLADIFYALVDPRIRLD encoded by the coding sequence ATGCTCATATACACTTTACGAAGAATAGCCATCATGATCCCCATTATTTTCCTGGTCTCTGTAGTGGTATTTTTCCTGGCAAACCTTATGCCAGGAGATGCCCTTACAGGGAGGATTGATCCATTAAATACAGATCCAGCTTATATTGAAGAAATGCGGGAGAAGCTTGGCTATAACGATCCCATTTATGTGCAGTATTTAAACTGGATTAGTGGATTTTTTCAAGGGGATTTTGGACAATCCTTCGTGCATAAAATGCCCGCTTCAGAATTAATATTATCGCGACTGCCTAATACCATATTATTAGCCGTCGTAGCCATGATTATTACATACATAGTTTCCTTTTTAATGGGGAGATACGCAGGCCGCCATCCCTACACATTAGGCGACTATGGTGTACAAGTATTAAATTATTTAGCACTTGCCATGCCGAGTTTTGTAGCAGCCTTATTGTTTATTTACTTTGTTTCCTTTCAATTAGGATGGCTTCCAGCGACTGGAAGTATTGGTTCGGGGGTAGATCCTGGAACATGGGAATATATTATTAGTAAAGTAGAACATGCTATCTTACCGTCATTATGTCTTGGTTTATTACCCATTGCTAGCTATACGCAATTTTTACGTAATGACATGATTGAAAGTTCTCAAAAAGATTTTGTACGTATGGCACGTGCAAAAGGAACGCCAGAAAGGAAAATATATAATAAACATATTTTACGTAATTCTGTTATTCCTATCGTTACATTATTAGGATTTGATTTAGCTGGTATTATTGGCGGTTCTGTTATTATTGAAACCATTTTCACATACCCAGGGGTAGGGCAATTATTTGTAGATTCCATTAATAATCGAGATTACACCGTCGTTATGGCAGTTACAATGCTACTAACCGTAATGACACTTATCGGAAATCTACTAGCTGATATTTTCTATGCTTTAGTAGATCCTAGAATACGATTAGATTAG
- the opp4A gene encoding oligopeptide ABC transporter substrate-binding protein has protein sequence MKKKVWLFLFIFLSFTLFLAACADNTSEKGNAEGDDKTEEAEGSDDDAKEEGEPKKGGTVTFAFTQPFQGLLERGLYEGEDDDKILRFVTDSLVDTNDELQPEPGMADFEVDEDNNTVTFTLKDGITWHDGEPLTTEDIAYSYEVIAHKDYEGMRYTNVNMIEGAEAYNKGEADSISGIEIVDEKTIVLTLTDVAPNTITNLWTYPMPKHHYDGIEVADLPESDAVRKNPIGTGPFKVTNVVPGEMVEMEKYADYWQGEPYLDGVVYKVIDASVATGSLKNGEIDIMQAPSSQYPEIKELDNVEAIEEPALGFNYIGFKLGHWDAEEGVNVMDNKKFQNKQLRKAMAYAIDVQGILDSFSNGLGEVIGAPVPPVSWAYADQAELEDYSYDPEKAKELLDEAGYVDTNEDGWRENPDGEEFTVNFDTMSGSDISEPRAQYILQNWQDVGINAKLNGGLKEFNLFYDVLEKDEESVETFMGAWGLASDPDPTGLWKSDSVSNFARWVNEESDELIEKGLSDEAFDQEYRKDVYAEWQKLINDELPNIFLYAPVDVYAVNKRLQNVHTNSFTAQQDTHLWWVTNADEE, from the coding sequence TTGAAAAAGAAAGTTTGGTTGTTTTTATTCATTTTCCTTTCGTTCACTTTATTTTTAGCAGCATGTGCAGATAACACGTCGGAGAAAGGCAATGCTGAAGGAGACGATAAAACAGAAGAAGCAGAAGGGTCTGACGATGATGCTAAAGAAGAAGGAGAGCCTAAAAAAGGTGGCACTGTAACATTTGCTTTTACGCAACCGTTTCAAGGCTTGTTGGAGCGTGGATTATACGAAGGAGAAGATGATGACAAAATTTTAAGGTTTGTAACGGATAGCTTAGTCGATACGAATGATGAATTACAACCTGAACCTGGTATGGCGGATTTTGAGGTAGACGAAGATAATAATACCGTCACTTTCACGCTAAAAGATGGTATTACATGGCATGACGGGGAGCCACTGACTACCGAGGACATTGCCTATTCCTATGAAGTTATTGCTCACAAAGATTACGAGGGAATGCGCTACACAAATGTCAATATGATTGAAGGTGCAGAAGCATATAACAAAGGAGAAGCAGACAGCATTTCCGGCATTGAAATTGTTGATGAAAAAACAATCGTATTAACGTTAACAGACGTTGCGCCAAATACAATTACAAATCTATGGACCTATCCAATGCCAAAGCACCATTATGATGGGATAGAAGTAGCTGATTTACCAGAATCAGACGCTGTACGTAAAAACCCAATTGGTACTGGACCATTCAAGGTAACAAACGTTGTACCAGGTGAAATGGTAGAAATGGAAAAGTATGCAGATTATTGGCAAGGGGAACCATACTTGGATGGCGTCGTTTATAAAGTTATTGATGCTTCCGTAGCAACTGGATCCCTTAAGAATGGAGAGATCGATATTATGCAAGCTCCAAGTAGCCAATACCCGGAAATAAAAGAATTAGATAACGTAGAAGCAATTGAGGAACCAGCACTGGGCTTTAACTATATCGGCTTTAAATTGGGGCATTGGGATGCTGAAGAAGGCGTTAACGTAATGGATAATAAGAAGTTCCAAAACAAACAACTTCGTAAAGCAATGGCTTATGCAATCGACGTGCAAGGAATTCTCGATTCCTTTTCCAATGGTCTTGGTGAGGTAATTGGAGCACCAGTACCTCCTGTCAGCTGGGCATATGCGGATCAAGCAGAACTAGAAGATTACAGTTATGACCCTGAAAAAGCGAAAGAACTATTAGATGAAGCTGGTTACGTGGATACTAATGAGGATGGTTGGCGTGAGAACCCAGACGGAGAAGAGTTTACAGTAAACTTCGATACGATGTCAGGTTCAGATATTTCTGAGCCACGTGCTCAATACATTTTACAGAATTGGCAAGATGTTGGAATTAATGCGAAATTAAACGGTGGTCTAAAAGAATTTAATTTATTCTATGATGTCCTGGAAAAAGATGAGGAATCGGTGGAAACATTTATGGGCGCTTGGGGGCTTGCTTCTGACCCAGATCCAACTGGTTTGTGGAAATCAGATAGCGTATCAAACTTTGCTCGTTGGGTGAATGAAGAGTCAGATGAGTTAATTGAAAAAGGACTTAGCGATGAAGCTTTTGATCAAGAATACCGTAAAGATGTATATGCTGAATGGCAAAAATTGATTAACGATGAATTGCCAAACATTTTCCTATACGCACCAGTGGACGTCTATGCAGTGAACAAACGTCTACAAAATGTTCACACCAATTCCTTTACAGCTCAGCAAGACACACATTTATGGTGGGTAACAAACGCTGATGAAGAATAG
- a CDS encoding dipeptide ABC transporter ATP-binding protein: MQTAEVKKKDLTQKDILLEVRNLKKYYPIHTGFFKRKTGDVKAVDDISLTLRKGETFGLVGESGCGKSTAGRTILRLTDATDGNIFFEGENITKVSGSKLRKARQDYQMVFQDPYASLNPKMMVGHLVDEPIRNYRNKSHKDLKPEVQHLLKRVGLREEDYYKYPHEFSGGQRQRIGIARALALNPKLIVADEPVSALDVSIQSQVLNLLKELQEEFDLTYLFIAHDLSVVKHMSDQIGVMYLGKMVEVGDNESIYREPLHPYTQALISAIPEPNPLIKKERIILKGDVPNPQNPPRGCVFHTRCPMAMEKCKEFVPQLKEVRPNHQVACLLYENQ; encoded by the coding sequence ATGCAAACTGCCGAAGTAAAGAAAAAAGATTTAACACAAAAGGATATACTTTTAGAAGTCCGAAATTTAAAAAAATATTATCCCATTCATACTGGATTTTTCAAACGAAAAACAGGTGATGTGAAAGCAGTAGATGATATTTCCCTTACACTTAGAAAAGGAGAGACGTTCGGTCTTGTTGGTGAATCAGGTTGCGGAAAATCTACCGCAGGACGCACCATTTTAAGGCTCACAGATGCTACTGATGGAAATATTTTCTTTGAAGGGGAAAACATTACTAAAGTAAGCGGTTCCAAACTTCGGAAAGCGAGACAGGATTATCAAATGGTTTTTCAAGATCCATATGCTTCATTAAATCCGAAAATGATGGTTGGCCATTTAGTAGATGAGCCTATTCGTAATTATAGAAATAAATCACATAAAGACTTAAAACCCGAAGTACAACACCTATTAAAACGCGTCGGTCTACGTGAAGAAGATTATTATAAATACCCACATGAATTTTCTGGGGGACAACGACAACGGATTGGAATAGCACGAGCACTTGCTTTAAACCCTAAATTAATTGTTGCAGATGAACCAGTTAGTGCACTTGATGTCTCCATCCAATCACAAGTATTAAACCTTTTAAAAGAACTGCAAGAAGAGTTTGATTTAACATATTTATTCATTGCCCATGACTTAAGTGTTGTCAAACATATGAGTGATCAAATCGGCGTCATGTATTTAGGTAAAATGGTGGAAGTTGGAGATAATGAATCCATTTATAGAGAACCATTGCATCCTTATACACAAGCACTCATTTCTGCCATTCCTGAACCGAATCCACTAATAAAGAAGGAGCGCATTATCTTAAAAGGCGATGTTCCAAATCCACAAAACCCGCCAAGGGGATGCGTTTTTCATACGAGATGTCCAATGGCAATGGAGAAATGTAAAGAATTTGTACCTCAATTAAAGGAGGTGAGGCCTAACCACCAGGTCGCATGTCTTTTATATGAGAACCAATAA
- a CDS encoding ABC transporter ATP-binding protein, translated as MSQEQQDQNVLDIKNLHTGFLINDELHHAVVDVNFNVKPKEIVCVVGESGCGKSVMSLSIMQLLPKINSKISDGEVLFNGENLVQKSEKEMNQIRGKDIAMIFQEPMTALNPVFSIGWQMREILFNHLDISKQEANHKAIDLLKQVGISRPEKILNEYPHQLSGGMRQRVVIAMAIALQPKLLIADEPTTALDVTIQAQILELLKDIQNKVNMAIMLITHDLGVVAEMADRVIVMYAGKIVEEASVVDLFTQPKHPYTQSLLDSIPKMDQTKDKLNTIDGVVPSLESMPEVGCRFTDRCPKAFGDCPLVTPQLAKVDDDHYARCLLYNECYPKETSYAKEVENV; from the coding sequence TTGTCTCAAGAACAGCAAGATCAAAACGTACTTGATATAAAGAATTTACATACAGGTTTTTTGATAAATGATGAATTACATCACGCTGTAGTAGACGTGAATTTTAACGTGAAACCTAAAGAAATAGTTTGCGTTGTTGGTGAATCAGGCTGTGGAAAGAGTGTAATGTCATTATCAATTATGCAGCTTCTTCCAAAGATAAATTCTAAAATTTCAGATGGAGAAGTTCTTTTTAATGGAGAAAATTTGGTACAAAAGTCCGAAAAGGAAATGAACCAAATTCGTGGTAAAGATATTGCAATGATTTTCCAAGAACCAATGACAGCTTTAAATCCCGTTTTTTCAATTGGATGGCAAATGCGCGAGATTTTATTTAATCATTTAGACATTTCTAAGCAGGAAGCAAATCATAAAGCAATTGATTTGTTAAAACAAGTGGGGATATCACGTCCAGAAAAAATTCTTAATGAATATCCTCACCAATTGTCTGGTGGAATGCGTCAGCGTGTAGTCATCGCTATGGCAATTGCTTTACAACCGAAGCTTTTAATTGCAGATGAACCTACTACAGCATTAGATGTAACCATTCAGGCGCAAATACTAGAGTTACTTAAAGATATCCAAAACAAAGTGAATATGGCCATAATGCTTATTACCCATGATTTAGGTGTTGTAGCAGAAATGGCTGACAGAGTCATTGTCATGTATGCTGGTAAAATTGTGGAAGAGGCTAGTGTTGTAGATCTATTTACGCAACCAAAACACCCATACACACAGTCATTACTAGATAGCATACCTAAAATGGACCAGACAAAGGACAAATTAAACACTATTGATGGTGTTGTACCTTCATTGGAAAGCATGCCTGAAGTAGGGTGTCGCTTTACAGATAGATGCCCAAAGGCTTTTGGAGATTGTCCACTTGTAACACCACAACTTGCTAAAGTGGATGATGATCACTATGCACGCTGCCTCTTATATAACGAGTGTTATCCAAAAGAAACATCCTATGCTAAGGAGGTAGAAAACGTATGA
- a CDS encoding NADH:flavin oxidoreductase, which produces MMNKLFEQGYLGTYVLKNRYILAPMTRVSSEADGTPNERVQRYYERYAKGGFAVVITEGVYPDTKYSQAYEFQGGLATEKHATHWKPIVESVQSHGALMIAQLMHGGAQTQGNFYTNVTVAPSPFTPPSDKAEIYGGSGRYPEAKELTLHEIEEVKQGFVQSAKYAKKAGFDGVELHGANGYLLDEFLSANINQRNDQYGGSVENRVRLLKELIADVKEAVGGTMIVGIRISQLKATDKSYTWSGGEEEASIIFSELGKTDVDYIHISDDDAMTPGFGEGTMTMSEVAKKYAGKPVIACGRLGDPEKAEAVIEQGKADFIAIARQALANPDTPNRVKNGEELQAFDGKAILTPKAYVKDFELEM; this is translated from the coding sequence ATGATGAATAAATTGTTTGAACAAGGGTATCTCGGAACATATGTGTTAAAAAATCGCTATATTTTAGCTCCAATGACAAGAGTAAGCTCTGAAGCAGATGGAACACCGAATGAGCGCGTTCAGCGTTATTATGAACGATATGCTAAAGGTGGCTTCGCTGTTGTTATTACAGAAGGCGTTTATCCTGACACGAAATATAGTCAAGCATATGAATTTCAAGGAGGCTTAGCCACGGAAAAGCATGCTACGCATTGGAAGCCAATTGTAGAAAGTGTACAATCCCATGGAGCGTTGATGATTGCGCAATTGATGCATGGTGGAGCTCAAACGCAAGGGAATTTTTATACAAATGTTACCGTAGCACCATCGCCGTTTACTCCTCCAAGTGATAAGGCAGAAATCTATGGTGGTAGCGGTCGGTATCCAGAAGCAAAGGAATTAACCCTTCATGAAATTGAAGAAGTGAAACAGGGCTTTGTTCAATCCGCAAAGTATGCAAAGAAGGCTGGGTTTGATGGAGTCGAATTACATGGAGCAAATGGTTACTTACTTGATGAATTTTTATCAGCAAATATTAATCAGAGAAATGATCAGTATGGAGGTAGTGTAGAAAATCGAGTTCGACTGTTAAAGGAACTTATAGCTGATGTGAAAGAAGCAGTTGGCGGGACAATGATTGTAGGAATTCGTATTTCTCAACTAAAAGCTACCGATAAAAGCTATACATGGTCTGGTGGAGAGGAAGAAGCATCAATCATCTTTTCTGAACTAGGAAAAACGGATGTCGACTATATTCATATTTCCGATGATGATGCAATGACACCTGGATTTGGTGAAGGAACAATGACGATGTCAGAGGTAGCGAAAAAATATGCTGGGAAGCCGGTTATTGCTTGCGGACGTTTAGGCGATCCGGAAAAAGCAGAAGCAGTTATCGAGCAAGGAAAGGCTGATTTTATAGCTATTGCTCGTCAAGCGTTAGCGAACCCTGATACTCCAAATCGGGTGAAAAATGGGGAAGAGCTACAAGCATTTGATGGAAAAGCAATATTGACACCAAAAGCATACGTAAAAGATTTTGAATTAGAAATGTAA
- a CDS encoding HD domain-containing protein, with translation MRNVTLETVFLHPVTQRYLKRSGIAHAIAVAEYAFDLAKQYHVNRDHATKAALLHDVGHYTWYTEGKWDYDKYRKNDIHAIKGASRAHKLLIRIGEDPQVAKEIAVAILLHTDSYLPNGELQLKPLQQVVHLADEADEETGGNHHYKRIDDESALERIQLLDQKITQWLSMNEMKHII, from the coding sequence ATGAGAAATGTAACATTAGAAACCGTGTTCCTACATCCTGTTACACAGCGTTATTTAAAACGTTCAGGTATAGCTCATGCAATTGCGGTTGCGGAATATGCATTTGATCTTGCCAAGCAGTATCATGTAAACCGTGATCATGCTACGAAGGCGGCTCTCTTGCATGATGTAGGGCATTATACGTGGTATACAGAAGGAAAATGGGATTATGACAAATATCGAAAAAATGATATTCATGCAATTAAAGGTGCTAGCCGTGCGCATAAATTACTCATTCGCATTGGCGAGGACCCTCAAGTAGCTAAAGAAATAGCTGTAGCTATATTGTTGCATACGGATTCTTACTTGCCGAATGGCGAATTACAATTAAAACCATTACAGCAAGTTGTACACTTGGCAGATGAAGCTGATGAAGAAACTGGTGGGAACCATCATTACAAGCGCATTGATGACGAATCGGCCTTAGAGCGAATTCAGTTGTTAGATCAAAAGATCACGCAATGGTTAAGCATGAACGAGATGAAACATATTATCTAA
- a CDS encoding MFS transporter, producing the protein MFLLFWCALVVVSAVYIVIPITDTLTSYFTISAQEASWISSIFSVFYAFGFLVFAPLSQKYGKKQIIVIGFL; encoded by the coding sequence ATGTTTCTCCTATTTTGGTGTGCTCTCGTTGTTGTCTCCGCCGTTTATATCGTTATTCCAATTACAGATACTTTAACAAGCTATTTTACAATTTCTGCACAAGAAGCTTCTTGGATAAGTAGTATTTTTTCGGTGTTTTATGCGTTCGGCTTCTTAGTATTTGCACCGTTATCGCAAAAATATGGAAAAAAACAAATAATCGTTATTGGCTTCCTTTGA
- the bioB gene encoding biotin synthase BioB: MIDFQSLAKAVLEGYQITEGESLAILDCPDEAILPLLHSAYVIRKHYYGNKVKLNMIINTKSGACSENCGYCAQSRDSTNPIEKYKMMDKDSIVKGAERASQLHAGTYCIVASGRGPTDRELNHIIGAVEEIKAKYDLKICACLGILKPGQAEQLKKAGVDRYNHNINTSKAHHATITTSHTYDDRVQTVNKVKEARISPCSGIIVGMKETKQDVIQMAFALQELKAASIPVNFLHAMEGTLLEGTDELTPLYCLKVLCLFRFTNPQAEIRVSGGREVNLRSLQPLSLYPANSIFIGDYLTTTGQVAKKDYQMLKDLGFEIDDVNSEVPV, translated from the coding sequence ATGATAGATTTTCAATCTTTAGCAAAGGCTGTTTTGGAAGGATACCAGATAACAGAAGGAGAGAGTTTAGCCATTTTAGATTGCCCTGACGAAGCTATACTTCCATTACTACACAGTGCTTACGTGATTAGAAAGCATTACTACGGTAATAAAGTAAAACTTAATATGATTATTAATACAAAATCAGGAGCTTGCTCAGAGAATTGCGGCTATTGCGCGCAATCTCGTGATTCAACAAATCCAATTGAAAAATACAAAATGATGGACAAAGATTCGATTGTAAAAGGAGCAGAACGAGCTAGTCAATTGCATGCAGGCACATATTGTATTGTTGCGAGCGGACGCGGGCCTACAGATAGAGAGTTGAACCATATTATTGGTGCTGTCGAAGAAATTAAAGCCAAGTATGATTTAAAAATTTGCGCTTGTCTCGGTATTTTAAAACCTGGGCAGGCAGAACAGTTAAAAAAAGCAGGAGTAGACAGATATAACCACAATATTAATACATCAAAAGCTCACCATGCTACGATAACTACTAGCCATACTTACGATGATCGTGTACAAACTGTAAACAAAGTAAAGGAAGCGCGTATCTCTCCTTGCTCAGGCATCATTGTCGGAATGAAAGAAACGAAACAAGATGTTATACAGATGGCATTTGCCTTACAAGAACTAAAGGCTGCTTCTATTCCTGTGAATTTTTTACACGCAATGGAAGGAACCCTTTTAGAAGGTACAGATGAGCTTACGCCTCTCTACTGCTTAAAAGTTCTATGCCTATTTCGTTTTACAAACCCCCAAGCAGAAATTAGAGTTTCCGGAGGACGGGAAGTTAATTTAAGAAGCTTGCAACCGCTTAGCTTATACCCAGCCAATTCTATATTTATAGGAGACTATCTCACAACTACTGGACAAGTGGCAAAAAAAGATTATCAAATGCTTAAAGATCTTGGCTTTGAAATTGATGATGTGAATTCCGAAGTACCCGTCTAA